GCAGATGTTGTTGTAACAGATGGTTTCACGGGAAACGCTGTTTTGAAATCCATTGAAGGAACAGCGCTTGGCATTATGGAACAGCTGAAAACATCCATTAAGCAAGCTGGTTTAAGAGCAAAATTAGGAGCTCTTTTACTCAAAAATAGTCTTTATGATTTGAAAGATTCTTTGGATTATTCAGGTGCAGGCGGGGCTGTACTTTTTGGACTTAAGGCTCCTGTTGTTAAATGTCATGGTTCAAGTGATGCTAAATCTGTTTACTACACTATTAAGCAAATCCGAATCATGCTTGAAACTGATGTTGTTGGTCAATTAGTAGAAGAATTTTCAAACAGGGGGGACTAAGATGACTAATGAAGAGATTTTTGACAGGATTTCTAATCTCATTAAAGAACAGCTGCACAATGAAAAAATAGAAGTTACTGTGAAGACCAATATTCAAGAGGACTTAGGAATTGATTCCATTGCACTTATGGAGTTTATCATTACGCTTGAAGATGAATTTAATCTGAACATTCCTGATGAAGATGTGGAAGATATTCAGACCATGGGAGAATTAGTCGTCTATCTTTCTAGGCGTTTAAAGAGTTCTTAGATAAATAATACTAATATTGTTAATAATGGAGGGTTTAGTTATATGAAAGCTAAATCCTTTTTTTAAATTTCTCAGGTGACATTTTTGTCACTACTTTTTTTGCATTGCCACTTTTATAATAATATCATAGCTTGAAGGAGTAGACATCTAGACATCGTTTTGGCTATCAGCAGGAAACGCTACGCAATTTAGACTTATCTATTCGATGTGGTGAAAAGATCGCTGTTATGGGGAAAAGTGGTTCTGGAAAGACAACTTTGGCAAAAATTCTTGCAGGCTATTATACTGTTAGTAGCGGTGACTCTTTCTTAGATGGAGAAAAGATAAATTATTCCCAGCTGCGCCAATTAGTAACTTATGTGCCACAGCAGTCTTATGTTTTTACAGGAACAATCTTAGATAATCTGCTTCTTGGTGCTGAAGAGGAAGTAACGGATGATCGCTTAATGGAAGTTTGTTCAATTGCTGAAATTTTAGACAATATCAAGGCAATGCCTTTAGGTTTTCAAACACAGATTTCAGAAGACGGAGGTTTATCTGGTGGTCAAAAACAGCGTTTAGCTATTGCACGTGCTCTCTTAACCAGACAGCCTGTGTTGATTTTTGATGAGGCAACTAGTGGTTTAGATCGTGATACCGAAGAAAAAGTTATTGCCAATTTATCTAAATTGAATCGCACGATTATTTTTATTGCTCACCGAGGCAGTGTTTCTTATTATGCTGATCGAATTGTTGAGATTGACTCTGGAGAGAAAATTAAGGACAGAATAAATCATCGTCCTTTCTCATTTTTGATGACGACTCTTTGAAAGATTGTTCGTTAAATGCGAACAATCTTTTTTAGTTTTATTATAAAGTTTGTATATTGTTGAATTTGAAGTGAAGGTATGTTAAAATAAGATGAATACTTTATGAAAGGCGAACGATTTGATGGCAAAAGAACTTATTTATTCGGGTAAAGCTAAGGATATTTTGACGACAGAAGACGAAAATGTGATTATTGCACAATATAAAGACCAAGCGACAGCTCTTAACGGAGTGAAAAAAGAACAAATCGCAGGTAAGGGGCAGCTTAATAATCAGATTTCGTCTTTAATTTTTCAAAAACTAAATGCGGCTGGGGTTGCAACGCATTTTATTAAAAAGATTTCAGAAACAGAACAATTGAATAAAAAAGTTAAGATTATTCCGCTTGAAGTTGTTTTGCGTAATGTGACAGCAGGCTCTTTTTCCAAACGTTTTGGCGTTAAGGAAGGTATTCAGTTGGAAAAGCCAATTGTTGAATTTTACTATAAAAATGATGATTTGGATGATCCTTTTATTAATGATGAACATGTGAAATTTTTAAAGCTTGCTAACGATGAAGATATTGCCTATATTAAAGCTGAAACACGTCGGATAAACAAACTCTTGTCAGATTGGTTCCATCAAATCGGACTTAAATTAATTGATTTTAAATTGGAATTCGGTTTTGATAAAGATGGTAAAATTATCCTAGCAGATGAGTTTTCACCAGATAACTGTCGTCTTTGGGATGCGCAAGGGCATCACATGGACAAAGATGTCTTCCGAAGAGGGTTAGGAGAATTAACGGATGTTTACGAAGTGGTATGGGAAAAATTGCAAGAACTTAAGTAAGGATTGAACATGGATAGACGTATTTTTGTTGAGAAAAAAGCTAACTTTAGCATTAAATCGGAGTCACTGGTCAAAGAACTAACACATAATTTGCAGTTAACCTCCTTAAAAATTTTACGTATTGTGCAGGTTTATGATATCTTTAATTTAGAAGAAAGCCTGTTTGCGCGTGCGCAAAAGCATGTCTTTTCTGAGCAGGTGACAGATACAATTTTAGATGAAGCAACTGTGCAGGCGGATCTTAACAGCCATGCTTTTTTTGCTATTGAAGCTTTGCCGGGTCAGTTTGACCAGCGGGCAGCAAGTTCACAAGAGGCTTTGCTCTTACTTGGTAGTGACAGCAACGTAACGGTTAATACTGCCCAGCTTTATCTGGTTAATAAGGATATTGATGCA
This region of Streptococcus mutans genomic DNA includes:
- a CDS encoding acyl carrier protein — protein: MTNEEIFDRISNLIKEQLHNEKIEVTVKTNIQEDLGIDSIALMEFIITLEDEFNLNIPDEDVEDIQTMGELVVYLSRRLKSS
- a CDS encoding ATP-binding cassette domain-containing protein gives rise to the protein MGKSGSGKTTLAKILAGYYTVSSGDSFLDGEKINYSQLRQLVTYVPQQSYVFTGTILDNLLLGAEEEVTDDRLMEVCSIAEILDNIKAMPLGFQTQISEDGGLSGGQKQRLAIARALLTRQPVLIFDEATSGLDRDTEEKVIANLSKLNRTIIFIAHRGSVSYYADRIVEIDSGEKIKDRINHRPFSFLMTTL
- the purC gene encoding phosphoribosylaminoimidazolesuccinocarboxamide synthase, encoding MAKELIYSGKAKDILTTEDENVIIAQYKDQATALNGVKKEQIAGKGQLNNQISSLIFQKLNAAGVATHFIKKISETEQLNKKVKIIPLEVVLRNVTAGSFSKRFGVKEGIQLEKPIVEFYYKNDDLDDPFINDEHVKFLKLANDEDIAYIKAETRRINKLLSDWFHQIGLKLIDFKLEFGFDKDGKIILADEFSPDNCRLWDAQGHHMDKDVFRRGLGELTDVYEVVWEKLQELK